The following nucleotide sequence is from Gymnodinialimonas sp. 202GB13-11.
GAGGATGAACAGGCTTGGCAATTGCAACACCTCCCCCGCAACGGTTGTCAGCGGCAAATACCAAAGGCCCAGGCAGGAGATCAGGAAGATCGCCAGTACACCAAGGATAAAGGTGGATCGCAGCGTGAGGGCCGTGGCCGAAATCGTGACGGGGGCGAGGATCAGCAAGGCGAAGGGATTGTTGAGGCCGCCCGTCAGGAACAGCAGGAAAGCCAGTTGTGACAGATCGAACAGCAAGGTCAGCATTGCGTCCCGGTCGCTGAGGCGCTGGTTTTCTGGGAAAATCGTCATGGCAATCAGGTTCGACACGACCGACGCACCAATGGCCATGAAGCAAAGTCCCAGCTCCACCCGCAGCCCCAGATAGAAAGCGGCAATCACAACGGCGATGGTCTGCCCAAGGATCGCCAGCCAACGCAGCACCAGAAGCGTGCGCAGGCGGACCCAATCCACGCGGCTTTCCTGCTGGACCAGCTTCAGGGCCGGATCGTTCAGAGGCTCGGTCACGGCCATGCGGGTCATCCTGTCACATCAACGGGTTCGTGAATTGATAGGGCGGCGTGCTTAGGTATTCAACGAAGCGACACACATGACACGGGAGCGAAGCAGATGACACGGACATATGCACTGGCCTCAGTCGCATTGATCGGCACGCTGTTGGTCGGGACGGGCACCGCGATCTACATGGCGCGGGCCGATGGTGATGATCAGTTCGCCCAATGCCGTCAGGGCGTGGTGGCCGGCGGGGCCGGCGCAATCGGCGGGCCGTTCACGCTGGTCAGCGAAACCGGAGAGACGGTGACGGATGCCGATGTCATCACGGAGCCTACGCTGATGTATTTCGGCTATACCTTCTGCCCCGATGTCTGCCCGCTCGACACGGTGCGCAACGCTGAGGCCGTCGATATTCTGGAAGGGCAGGGGATCAGCGTGCTGCCGACCTTTGTGACGGTGGATCCGAACCGTGACACGCCCGAAGTAGTCGCGGCCTTCACGGACAATATTCACGAGCGGATGTTGGGGCTGACCGGAACGCCGGAACAGACGGATGCCGCAGCAGATGCCTACCGCGTCTATTACCAGAACCACGATGATGGGACCGACCCATATTACCTCGTGGATCACACGGCGTTCACCTATTTGATGTTGCCCGAGATTGGGTTTGTGGAGTTCTTCCCACGCGAAACATCACCTGCCGATATGGCAGCGCGCACGGCCTGCTTTGCGAATGCCGCAAGCTGATCCGTAGCACATCCCGGAACGAAAAAAGGGCGCCCGGTTGAGGCGCCCTTTCAGTTTGATCCGGGCCACAGGGAGGAGTGGCCCGGAGGGTCTGTTTGACCTTAGCGGTTGGTGAAATCCGGATAGGCTTCCATACCAAGCTCGGTCACGTCGAGGCCGTTGATCTCTTCTTCCTCGCCCACACGGATGCCCATGATGGCTTTGAGGATGAACCAGATGATCAGCGAGGCGACGAAGACAAAGCCGCCGATGGCCGCAATGCCGAGGATCTGAGCGCCCCAGCCGCCGGTGTAGAAGGCGACGGCGAGCGTGCCCCAGATACCTGCGAAGAGGTGAACCGGGATGGCACCGACCACATCGTCGATCTTCAGCTTGTCGAGAAGCGGAACGGTGAAGACCACGATCACGCCACCCACAGCACCGGTCAGGAGCGAACCGAAGAGCGACGGCGCAAGCGGTTCAGCGGTGATCGACACCAGGCCAGCCAGCGCGCCATTGAGCACCATGGTCAGGTCCGACTTGCCATACATGATCTGCGTGAGGATCAAGCAGGTCACGGCACCGGCGGCAGCCGCCATATTGGTGTTGGCAAAGATGCGCGAGACGTCAGTGACATCGTTGATCGTGCCCATGGCAAGCTGCGAGCCGCCATTGAAGCCGAACCAACCCAGCCACAGAATGAACGTACCCAGCGTGGCCAGCGGCATGTTGGAGCCCGGCATCGGGTTTACGCGGCCATCTTTGTACTTGCCCAGACGCGGGCCGAGGACGATGGCACCTGCGAGGGCTGCGAAGCCACCTGCGGCGTGCACCAGGGTCGAACCGGCGAAGTCCGAGAAGCCTGCAGCCGACAACCAGCCGCCGCCCCACTGCCAGGATGCCTCGATCGGGTAGATCAGGCCGGTCAGGACAAGAACGAAGATCAGGAAGGGCCACAGCTTAATGCGTTCGGCCAAGGTGCCCGAGACGATCGACGCAGTGGTTGCGCAGAACATCAGCTGGAAGAAGAAGTCCGAACCATCGGAGGCGTAGGACAGATCCACTTCGGTGGTGCCGACGGGCTGGAGTACAGCCGTGCCAAATGCACCAAGATAGCCGATGACGCTTACGGTGCCATCTTCGGCCTCGGACAGCGAATAGAGCGTCCAGTTGATCAGGCTTGTGTCGACCGCATCCATGCTTTCAAACGCCATCTCACCCAGCGGATACATGACATTGTAGCCGACCAGCCAGTACATGATGGCAGCCAGCGAGAAGAGCGCGATGTTCTTGGTCAGCTGCATTGTGACGTTCTTGGAGCGCACGAGGCCTGCTTCGAGCATCGCAAAGCCCGCAGCCATCCAGAACACGAGGAAGCCACCGATCAGGAACAGCAGGGTGGTGAAGATATAGCCTACATCATCAAGCGACGAGGGCGGGTCGTTGGCCCAGGCTGCAGCCGGAAACGCGGCGATTGCAGCGGCCAGCGGAAATAGAATTTTCTTGTTCATGTCTCTCATTCCCCTTGGAGAAATCCGGGCGCTGTTTACAGCGCGTCGTCGTTGGTCTCGCCGGTGCGCACGCGAACCGCGCTTTGCACATCGAGAACGAAGATCTTGCCGTCACCGATTTTGTCGGTCTTGGCGGTGGTCTGGATGGTTTCGACAACCTGATCGGCCATGGACGCAGCCACGACGATTTCCAGTTTCACCTTCGGCACGAAATTCACGGCATATTCGGCGCCGCGATAAATCTCGGTGTGGCCGGACTGAGAGCCGAAGCCCTTGATCTCGGTCACCATCATGCCGCGCACGCCGATGGCGGTCAGGGCTTCGCGGACCTCCTCCAGCTTGAACGGTTTGATTGCTGCAATGATGAGTTTCACGTTTTGTCACCCCTTGCGGTTGTTGACTGTCCCCACGACCAGATGGTCGGGCCTTTTTGTGCGACCCAAGGACCGGGCCGGATACGTGGGTAAGTCAGGCCGATGGTGCGGGAAGGGCAACGAACGGCCCGTGTTTTTGCAGCGCTTCTGTGAGGCATTTGCAAAATTTTTGCGCAAAGAAGCGTAGATGCGTATTTTTTGTGCGACAGGTTAATCGAAGGGTTGGCCCTCCCCCCTTCGCAAGCGACTCGAATTTGCCTATCTTGATGCCCAAATGAGGTTGGCCCCGGCATATGCCGCAATCGGGCCCCCGACAGAGGCAAGAGACAAACATGAGCCCATCAGGAAATGGCAGGCGTCGGCTGGTGGCCGACCGCCGCAGCACACAGACCCCCAAGCGCCCTGCGAAGAAAAAGCGCGCCTCCTCGGGCGGGAGCGGCGGTGGCGGTCGTGGCTCGGGCAACGGCGGACGGCGGCGCAGGCAGCCGCGGCGCAAGGCTCCGCAGCGCGGCGGTATCATGGGGTTCTTCGCCCGCGTGATCCGTTTCTTTTTTCGCGTATTGTGGAGTGTGATCTGGCGCGGCGCTGTCGTTGTGACCCTGCTGGTCGCCATGGGGGTCGCCTACTACTATAGCCAGTTGCCCGAAGTGGACGAGCTGCTGGACGCCCGTGCGCGCGGCTCCGTCACGATGCTGGATCGACATGGAGAGATTTTCGCCTGGCGCGGGGAACAATTCGGCGGCGCGATTGATCCGACCAATACCTCCATCCATCTGGTCAACGCCGTGGTCGCCACAGAAGATCGCCGGTTCTGGTGGCATCTCGGCGTCAGCCCGCGCGGTATTGCCAGCGCCATGCGGATCAACATGCGCGAAGGGCGCAGCCCGTTACAGGGCCATGGCGGCTCCACCCTGACGCAGCAGACGGCCAAATTGATGTGTCTGGGCCGCGATTTCGACCAAGAGATCTGGGACAGCGAGGCCGCGTACGAGGCCGACTGTCGTCGCACGACCTTGTGGCGCAAGGTGCAGGAGATGGTCTTCGCCTTCGCGATGGAACTGCGGTACACGAAGTCGGAAATCCTCTCCATTTACCTCAACCGGGCCTATCTGGGCGCCGGTGCACGCGGGTTCGAAGCCGCATCGCAACGCTATTTCGGCATCTCCTCGACCGAGGTGAACCCGCAGCAGGCCGCGATGCTGGCGGGTCTGCTGGTCGCGCCGACGCGCTATGCGCCCACAAACAACCTCGAACGCAGTCAGGAACGGGCGAACCTCGTCCTCGGCCTGATGGAGCAGCAGGGCTATCTGAGCGAGGAGGCCGCGGACCGCGCCCGCGCCAACCCCGCAACGCTTTCAGCGGCGGCCCGGCAGGAAACGGGCGGCTATTTCGCGGACTGGATCATGTCTGTTGGCCCTGATTTCCTGACTGGTGAAACAACCGAAGACGTCATCATCCGCACGACGTTCGACCCTGAGATTCAGGCGGCGGCCGAGGCCGCGATTGCCAATGTGTTCGCAAATCAGGTGCGCGAAGGGTCCGAGGCGGAAGCCGCGATTGTGGTGATGAGTGCGGACGGCGCAGTGCGCGCCATGGTCGGCGGGCGTGATCTGGAAGGCGGTGGCGTGTTCAATCGCGCGGTGCAGGCGTTCAGGCAGACGGGATCGGCGTTCAAGCCGTTTGTCTATGCCACTGCTTTGGATCTGGGCTTCCGCTTTGACGATCTCGTGTTGGACGCAGAGCTGACGATCAATGTGCCGGGTTCCGGGCCGTACCGACCTGAAAACTACGACGGCCAGTATCGCGGCGAAGTCACCCTAACTGATGCCTTGCGCCATTCGCTGAACACGCCTGCCGTGAGGTTGTCTGAAGAAGTGGGCCGCGATCTGGTGCGCACGGTCGCTTCTCAATTCGGGATCGAAAGCGATCTTGCGGCTGGCCCGGCGCTGGCGCTTGGTGCATCGGAATCGACGTTGATCGAGATGACGGGCGCCTATGCGGGCATCCTCAATGGTGGCTCAGCCGTGCGGCCCTTTGGCCTGACGGAGCTGCGGTTGATGGGGGAAGACACCCCGATGTTCGAGCAAGACACGGGCATCCGCGAACGCGTGATCTCGGAATTCTCGGCACAGCAGCTGACCTACATGATGAGCCAGGTCACGGCAGCGGGTACCGGAACGCGGGCGGCTTTGTCTGACCGGCCGACGGCTGGCAAGACCGGCACTACGAATTCGGCCCGTGATGCCTGGTTCGTTGGCTTCACCGCGGATTACGTCGCCGGTGTATGGATGGGATATGACGACAACCGCCCGCTAAGCGGCGTGACGGGCGGCGGCTTGCCTGCTGAAATCTGGCGACAGGCGATGGAGGAGATCCACGCCGATCTTCCCCCGCGCCCGCTTCCGATGATCGACCCGATTGCCGAGGCCCGCCCGCCGGAACAGCCGCAGGTCTTGAACGCGGATGGCTTGGTGCGGGACGGCACAGGTCAGTTGGTGGGGCCTGTCACGCCGCGCGGCACGCGCATCCCGATTGGGAATGCGCAAGGCCAAGGCAATCTGGGCAACGCAATCAATGATGTGCTGAACCAGATCTTTGGGCCTCGGAACAACTAGGCAGGCGTTTCAGTAACCCAGAGCGATCCCGTCCTTGCGGGGGTCGCTGCCGCCCTCCAGTACGCCATCGGGCCGAATGCGGATCGCCTGCGCGCCGCCCACCGCTGTGGCCGGGATCTGCACGTCATGGCCTTTGGCCGCAAGCCCATCGTGAACAGCTTGCGCGTAGCCACGTTCCACCTTGATATGGCCCGCCTCCGCAAAGCTGCGCGGGGCGTCGATGGCGGCCTGCGGATCAAGCCCGTAATCGACCACGTTCGACACGAAGCGCGCATGACCGGTCGATTGATAGGCGCCGCCCATGACGCCGAAGGGCATCAGGCTGCCATCGCCCAGTTTGAGCATGCCGGGAATGATGGTGTGCATCGGGCGTTTGCCGGGGCCGACCTCATTCGGGTGGCCTTTCTCAAGCGTGAAGCCGCCGCCACGGTTCTGGAACAGCACGCCGAATTTGTCCGAGGCAAAGCCGGACCCGAATGAATGGAAGATCGAATAGATCAAGCTGACCGCGCGGCGATCCTTGTCGACAACCGTGATGTAGACCGTGTCCTTGTGGACATTGTCGGAGGCCGCTCGCGCGTCTGGCATCGCGGCATTGCCGTCGATGAGACCGGCGAGTGATTTCGCGGTGTCCTTTGACAGCATGTGTTCCAGCCGCGTGACATGGTCCATATCCGCGATGAACCGGTCGCGCGCGTCGTAGCCAAGTTTCGTGGCCTCAGCCTCCAAGTGCGCGCGCATCGTGCCGAACGGATCGTCCTGCGGGTCCATCGTTTCGAGGATGTTGAGGATCAGCATGGCCGTCGCGCCTTGCCCATTGGGCGGGAGCTCCAGCAGTTCGGCGTCGCGGTAACTGGAGCGGAGCGGTTCGACGTAGTTGCTTTCGGTCGCCGCAAAATCCTCAAGCGTGTGGGTGCCACCCAGCGCACGAAGAGACGCAACCATGTCTTCGGCAACTTCGCCTTCATAGAACCCGGCCCGGCCTTCGGCGGCGACGCGGCGCAGGACCTCGGCCTGGCCGGGGGCCGTGAAGCGCGCGCCGACTGGTAGGGGCTTGTCGTCTTGCAGGAAGATGCTGCGAGCATGGCCAGAAAGGACGGAACTGCTTTGCTCATAATCGAACGCGACGCGCGGGGCGACGGGTATGCCGGCTTCGGCGTAGTGGATCGAAGGGGCCAGCACGCGGTCGAGCGGCAGTTGCCCGTGATCGGTGTGGAGGCGGCAGAACCCATCAACCGCACCCGGCACGGTGACGGCGGCGACATCATAAAGCGGCATCTCGTCGTGATTGGCCCGAATGGCGTCCGCGTCGATCCCGGCAGGCGCGCGGCCCGAGGCGTTCAGGCCGATGATGTCTCCATCGGGTTGGGCCACAAGCGCGAACATGTCGCCGCCAATGCCGGTGCTTTGCGGCTCGCACAGACCTAGAAGGATTGCAGCGCCGATAGCGGCGTCTACAGCGTTGCCACCTTCCTGAAGTAGGGCAATGGCCGTTTGCGCGGCCAGGGGGTGCGATGTGGCGCACATCCCTTGGTCGGCGTAAACGGTCGAGCGGCCCGGTTTGTGAAAATCGCGCATGGTTTGTCCCCCTCTTTCAGGAGGGGAACCCTAGGCAGCGACGCGCAAAGGACAAGGGCAGAAACGCTTTTGCTGCGACCGAGGTCGCGCGTTGATTGGCGTTGGGGGGATTGTCGCCGCAGAGGACCTCGACGCCACGCACTGGGTGGGGGCTTTGACACGCGACGTCGAGGGAAGCCTCTGCAGCTACATGTCTGGTATCGACCGTCTTCGCGGCTTGCTTTTGCTCGAAATGGGGCATTCTCGTGTCGGGAGGACCGATCTTGTCGACAATGCCTCGCAATTCGCGGGATTGGCCATCAATATCGGCAAACACAGGTCTTTGAACCCGTTTGGCCGGGTCAGTTCAGTGTATTGGGAATCGAAAAGAACAATTCATTGCACCCGTCTTTTCGGGTGTAAGATAGGCCATCAGTCATCATGTGGATCATGGCCCATCCAAAGCCGCCTTCCGGCAGATCGTCGGGGCTATTTGGGTCGATTTCGGGCATCCCACCGTTCGGTGGTTTTCCCTTGGGCATGGCAACACCTTGGTCCACCACGCGGCAGTTGAGCGCCTCTTCCGCAAACGAAAGCGTCACCTCGATCGGGTGGCCGGGCTGAAACCGGTAGGCATGCTCCACGACGTTGTTCAGCACTTCCGCGAGGATGATCTGCGTCGTATCGCCGATGGCTTGGAACTCTGGCATTTCGTTCAGTTTGTCGCGCACATCGTCCAGGGCGCGACGCACATGGTCGGTCTCGGACGACAAAGTGGTGACAAGGTCAGGTCGGGCCAATCTGAATGATCCTTCTTTGGCACCCGGTACGGGCAAACAATCACTCGGCAGCGTGGGGTGCCGCGGCGGCGGCAAGGGCATCGTCCAGCGACGGGAAGATGGCAAAAACGGTATTCATCCGCGTCAGAGTCATCACTTTTTCAACGGCAGGCTGCAATCCGGCCAATGCCATGGCGCGATCCGGGCCCAGACCTTTGAACACCGCGACGATGGAGCCAAGGCCGCTGGAATCGAGGAATTCCACCTGCGACATCTCAAGGATGATGTCGCCACCACCTTCCGTCAGATTGCGAAAGTCTTCCTTGAACTGAATCGCGATGCTCGCGTCGAGCCGGGTGTCATCCACATGGACAACCTGTGCATAGTCATGATCACTGGACGAAAGAGGCATGTCGTGTTCTCCAACAAGTCGATTTGTTGGAAACGCTAGACGCCAAGTCTTACAAATTCGTTGTCATCCCCTCGAATGCAGGAGGCAAACATGGATCAAGTTGTCATTACCGGGGCGTCGCGCACGCCGATGGGCGGGTTTCAGGGAGGGCTGTCACCCCTGGCCGCGTCCGAGCTCGGCGGTGCCGCGATCCGGGCGGCCCTTGATGGCGCTGGCGCAAGCCAGGTTGACGAAGTGCTGATGGGATGTGTCCTGCCTGCGGGCCAAGGGCAGGCCCCGGCGCGTCAGGCCGGGTTCCATGCTGGCCTCGATGACAGCGTGCCCGCCACGACGCTGAACAAAATGTGCGGTTCTGGCATGAAGGCTGCGATGATGGCGTTCGACACGCTGGCGCTCGGGCAATCAGACGTGATCGTGGCCGGTGGCATGGAATCGATGACGAATGCGCCCTACCTGATGCCGTCCATGCGGGGCGGCGCGCGGATCGGGCACCAGAAGACGCTCGATCATATGTTCCTCGACGGGTTGGAAGATGCCTATGACAAGGGCCGCCTGATGGGCACCTTTGCCGAGGATTGCGCCGAGGCGTTTCAGTTCACCCGTGAGGCGCAGGACGGCTATGCGCTTGGGTCGCTGGAAAACGCCGTGCGGGCCATCGAAAGCGGGGCCTTTGAGGCGGAGGTCGCACCGGTCACCGTCACGACGCGCAAGGGTGCGATTGAGGTCGATGTCGATGAGCAGCCCGGCAATGCCCGCCCCGACAAAATCCCGCAGCTCAAGCCCGCGTTCCGCGAGGGTGGCACGGTCACGGCGGCGAATTCATCGTCGATCTCGGACGGTGCGGCGGCCCTGGTTCTGGCCCGTGCGGACGTGGCCGAGGCGCAAGGGCTTCCGGTGCGCGCGCGCATCCTTGGCCATGCCTCCCACGCCCATGCCCCGGCCCTGTTCCCGACGGCTCCGGTTCCGGCCGCGAAAAAGCTGCTCGACCGGTTGGGATGGCGCGTCGAGGACGTCGATCTGTGGGAGGTGAACGAGGCCTTCGCCGTTGTCCCCATGGCCTTCATGCACGAGATGAATATCCCACGCGAGAAGGTGAACGTGAATGGCGGCGCCTGCGCTTTGGGTCATCCGATTGGGGCATCCGGCGCGCGGATCATGGTGACGCTACTGCACGCGTTAGAAGCGCGTGGCCTGAAGCGCGGGATCGCAGCGATCTGCATCGGCGGCGGCGAAGGGACAGCCATCGCGATGGAACGGGATTGAAGGCCATGGCCGATTACGCAACGCTTGCGAAAACCATCGCCGCGCTGACCGAAGGCGAAACCGACACGGTCGCGTTGATGGCAACCTTGGCCTGCGAATTGCACCACGCGGATGACCGGTTCGATTGGACCGGGTTTTACCGTGTGACGGCACCGGGATTGCTCAAGATCGGCCCCTATCAGGGCGGTCATGGATGCCTGGTGATCCCATTCGACAAAGGCGTCTGTGGCGCGGCGGCGCGCACCGGCGAGGTGCAGTTGGTGCCGGATGTCGACGCGTTCCCGGGCCATATCGCCTGCGCGTCCTCCACCCGGTCCGAAATCGTCCTGCCTGTCCGCAACGCGGCGGGAGAAATCATCGCCGTGCTCGACATCGACAGCGACCAGCCCGACGCGTTCACCGAGGAAGATGCGACGGCGTTGGAGGCGATCCTAAGCGCGACCTTTGCGTCTTAGTCTTAGTCGTCGTCGCTGTTGACCACGGTCAGTTCCGGGGCCGATAGCGTGCGCGGGACAGCCTCCACCCTCGGCGCGTCCTTGAGGTCATCCGACGGCTCTTGCACCACCTGCATCGCCTCCAGTTTGCGGGCCGAGGGGAGTACCCGCGCCTCTAGCGAGCCCATGGCCTTGTTGTAGCTATCCACGGAGCGGTTCAGGTTGGTGCCGACCTTCTGCAAATTCGCTGCAAAGGTGGCCAAACGCCCATAAAGCTCTTTCGCTTCCTTGTGGATGGTGACCGCGTTTTCGGCAATCGCCTCCTGCTGCCAGCCGAAGGCAATGGTGCGAAAGAGCGCAACGAGGGTCGACGGCGTTGCGATGACCACACGGGCCTCCAGCGCGCGTTCGATCAGGTTCGGGTCGGCCTCGACCGCCGCAGACAGGAACACGTCGCCGGGGATAAACATCACCACGAAGTCTGGCGTGTTCTCTAGTAGGTCATGGTAGCGTTTCGACGACAGCGCGCGGACATGGTCGGCCACCTGCCGCGCGTGGCGGGTGATGGCGAGGTCACGGGCCTCGGGCGTCTCCGCCTCCAGCGCATCGAG
It contains:
- a CDS encoding SCO family protein; amino-acid sequence: MTRTYALASVALIGTLLVGTGTAIYMARADGDDQFAQCRQGVVAGGAGAIGGPFTLVSETGETVTDADVITEPTLMYFGYTFCPDVCPLDTVRNAEAVDILEGQGISVLPTFVTVDPNRDTPEVVAAFTDNIHERMLGLTGTPEQTDAAADAYRVYYQNHDDGTDPYYLVDHTAFTYLMLPEIGFVEFFPRETSPADMAARTACFANAAS
- a CDS encoding ammonium transporter translates to MNKKILFPLAAAIAAFPAAAWANDPPSSLDDVGYIFTTLLFLIGGFLVFWMAAGFAMLEAGLVRSKNVTMQLTKNIALFSLAAIMYWLVGYNVMYPLGEMAFESMDAVDTSLINWTLYSLSEAEDGTVSVIGYLGAFGTAVLQPVGTTEVDLSYASDGSDFFFQLMFCATTASIVSGTLAERIKLWPFLIFVLVLTGLIYPIEASWQWGGGWLSAAGFSDFAGSTLVHAAGGFAALAGAIVLGPRLGKYKDGRVNPMPGSNMPLATLGTFILWLGWFGFNGGSQLAMGTINDVTDVSRIFANTNMAAAAGAVTCLILTQIMYGKSDLTMVLNGALAGLVSITAEPLAPSLFGSLLTGAVGGVIVVFTVPLLDKLKIDDVVGAIPVHLFAGIWGTLAVAFYTGGWGAQILGIAAIGGFVFVASLIIWFILKAIMGIRVGEEEEINGLDVTELGMEAYPDFTNR
- a CDS encoding P-II family nitrogen regulator, whose product is MKLIIAAIKPFKLEEVREALTAIGVRGMMVTEIKGFGSQSGHTEIYRGAEYAVNFVPKVKLEIVVAASMADQVVETIQTTAKTDKIGDGKIFVLDVQSAVRVRTGETNDDAL
- a CDS encoding transglycosylase domain-containing protein is translated as MSPSGNGRRRLVADRRSTQTPKRPAKKKRASSGGSGGGGRGSGNGGRRRRQPRRKAPQRGGIMGFFARVIRFFFRVLWSVIWRGAVVVTLLVAMGVAYYYSQLPEVDELLDARARGSVTMLDRHGEIFAWRGEQFGGAIDPTNTSIHLVNAVVATEDRRFWWHLGVSPRGIASAMRINMREGRSPLQGHGGSTLTQQTAKLMCLGRDFDQEIWDSEAAYEADCRRTTLWRKVQEMVFAFAMELRYTKSEILSIYLNRAYLGAGARGFEAASQRYFGISSTEVNPQQAAMLAGLLVAPTRYAPTNNLERSQERANLVLGLMEQQGYLSEEAADRARANPATLSAAARQETGGYFADWIMSVGPDFLTGETTEDVIIRTTFDPEIQAAAEAAIANVFANQVREGSEAEAAIVVMSADGAVRAMVGGRDLEGGGVFNRAVQAFRQTGSAFKPFVYATALDLGFRFDDLVLDAELTINVPGSGPYRPENYDGQYRGEVTLTDALRHSLNTPAVRLSEEVGRDLVRTVASQFGIESDLAAGPALALGASESTLIEMTGAYAGILNGGSAVRPFGLTELRLMGEDTPMFEQDTGIRERVISEFSAQQLTYMMSQVTAAGTGTRAALSDRPTAGKTGTTNSARDAWFVGFTADYVAGVWMGYDDNRPLSGVTGGGLPAEIWRQAMEEIHADLPPRPLPMIDPIAEARPPEQPQVLNADGLVRDGTGQLVGPVTPRGTRIPIGNAQGQGNLGNAINDVLNQIFGPRNN
- a CDS encoding gamma-glutamyltransferase family protein, coding for MRDFHKPGRSTVYADQGMCATSHPLAAQTAIALLQEGGNAVDAAIGAAILLGLCEPQSTGIGGDMFALVAQPDGDIIGLNASGRAPAGIDADAIRANHDEMPLYDVAAVTVPGAVDGFCRLHTDHGQLPLDRVLAPSIHYAEAGIPVAPRVAFDYEQSSSVLSGHARSIFLQDDKPLPVGARFTAPGQAEVLRRVAAEGRAGFYEGEVAEDMVASLRALGGTHTLEDFAATESNYVEPLRSSYRDAELLELPPNGQGATAMLILNILETMDPQDDPFGTMRAHLEAEATKLGYDARDRFIADMDHVTRLEHMLSKDTAKSLAGLIDGNAAMPDARAASDNVHKDTVYITVVDKDRRAVSLIYSIFHSFGSGFASDKFGVLFQNRGGGFTLEKGHPNEVGPGKRPMHTIIPGMLKLGDGSLMPFGVMGGAYQSTGHARFVSNVVDYGLDPQAAIDAPRSFAEAGHIKVERGYAQAVHDGLAAKGHDVQIPATAVGGAQAIRIRPDGVLEGGSDPRKDGIALGY
- a CDS encoding ATP-binding protein, which translates into the protein MARPDLVTTLSSETDHVRRALDDVRDKLNEMPEFQAIGDTTQIILAEVLNNVVEHAYRFQPGHPIEVTLSFAEEALNCRVVDQGVAMPKGKPPNGGMPEIDPNSPDDLPEGGFGWAMIHMMTDGLSYTRKDGCNELFFSIPNTLN
- a CDS encoding STAS domain-containing protein is translated as MPLSSSDHDYAQVVHVDDTRLDASIAIQFKEDFRNLTEGGGDIILEMSQVEFLDSSGLGSIVAVFKGLGPDRAMALAGLQPAVEKVMTLTRMNTVFAIFPSLDDALAAAAAPHAAE
- a CDS encoding acetyl-CoA C-acyltransferase, which translates into the protein MDQVVITGASRTPMGGFQGGLSPLAASELGGAAIRAALDGAGASQVDEVLMGCVLPAGQGQAPARQAGFHAGLDDSVPATTLNKMCGSGMKAAMMAFDTLALGQSDVIVAGGMESMTNAPYLMPSMRGGARIGHQKTLDHMFLDGLEDAYDKGRLMGTFAEDCAEAFQFTREAQDGYALGSLENAVRAIESGAFEAEVAPVTVTTRKGAIEVDVDEQPGNARPDKIPQLKPAFREGGTVTAANSSSISDGAAALVLARADVAEAQGLPVRARILGHASHAHAPALFPTAPVPAAKKLLDRLGWRVEDVDLWEVNEAFAVVPMAFMHEMNIPREKVNVNGGACALGHPIGASGARIMVTLLHALEARGLKRGIAAICIGGGEGTAIAMERD
- a CDS encoding GAF domain-containing protein — translated: MADYATLAKTIAALTEGETDTVALMATLACELHHADDRFDWTGFYRVTAPGLLKIGPYQGGHGCLVIPFDKGVCGAAARTGEVQLVPDVDAFPGHIACASSTRSEIVLPVRNAAGEIIAVLDIDSDQPDAFTEEDATALEAILSATFAS